In Leptospira selangorensis, the following are encoded in one genomic region:
- a CDS encoding DNA-processing protein DprA has protein sequence MDFLSLSSPSLYKILVRSRFLSQSLSKSEVLEKLKEILPKDLKEKVEFDSKYYSSSLNKLGAEIISYFDPEYPSLLKEIYDPPPNLFCFGNVSLLKLSYLAVVGTRKVSPITLYYSKLIPDFVSSLGLDGIVSGLALGVDKAAMLQALDQKIPVIGVMGTGPEKEYPYENRNLYKRMKSSVNGLVITECPPGFEVRKYAFPKRNRIITGISPSLLVMEAPSKSGALSSASNAISQDRDVYVFDHPLQTQNQGGKKLLFEGAHPASFDNCQKYGDRIFHLEEILPSNFEEVPGMLARLGKNKLNGNWIDLGNGFIRSIQ, from the coding sequence ATGGATTTTCTTTCTCTTTCTTCTCCAAGCTTATACAAAATCCTTGTTAGATCTAGATTTTTATCCCAGAGCCTCTCTAAATCGGAGGTTCTGGAAAAATTAAAAGAAATACTTCCCAAGGATCTGAAAGAAAAAGTAGAATTCGATTCCAAATATTACTCTTCTTCCCTGAATAAGTTAGGGGCAGAGATTATTTCTTACTTTGATCCGGAGTATCCTTCTCTTCTCAAAGAAATTTACGATCCTCCGCCCAATTTATTCTGCTTCGGAAATGTTTCTCTTCTGAAACTTTCTTATTTAGCAGTAGTCGGAACAAGAAAAGTTTCTCCAATCACATTATATTATTCTAAATTAATTCCGGATTTCGTAAGTTCTCTCGGGCTGGACGGTATTGTTTCCGGTTTGGCATTAGGAGTGGATAAAGCTGCAATGTTACAAGCCTTAGATCAAAAAATTCCTGTGATAGGAGTGATGGGTACCGGGCCGGAAAAAGAATATCCTTATGAAAACAGGAATTTGTATAAAAGAATGAAATCTTCTGTCAATGGTTTAGTGATCACCGAATGTCCGCCAGGTTTCGAAGTCAGAAAATATGCATTCCCAAAAAGAAATAGGATTATCACAGGGATCTCACCTTCTCTTTTAGTAATGGAAGCTCCTTCTAAAAGTGGAGCATTGTCTTCCGCATCTAATGCAATCTCTCAAGATAGAGATGTTTATGTTTTTGATCATCCGTTACAAACTCAAAACCAAGGCGGGAAAAAATTACTCTTTGAAGGAGCTCATCCTGCTTCGTTTGATAATTGTCAAAAGTATGGAGATAGAATTTTTCATTTGGAAGAAATTCTTCCATCCAACTTCGAAGAAGTTCCCGGAATGCTTGCTCGATTGGGAAAAAACAAATTGAATGGTAATTGGATAGATCTAGGGAATGGTTTCATTCGATCCATTCAATAA
- the lep gene encoding LipL41-expression chaperone Lep, with the protein MTLKNKKVKLSFGFEKSGRITSAFLLCSAFFLSDCSRTKPNLEECSDAQIHISKLIANDETMEKGVQALMLRSILKPETSEAIIRSCVENKSLLQVQCELSKEKFSDLQECKKHAPKRAETEG; encoded by the coding sequence ATGACACTGAAAAATAAGAAAGTAAAACTTTCTTTCGGTTTCGAGAAAAGCGGGCGGATAACGTCCGCTTTTCTTTTATGTAGTGCATTCTTCTTGTCGGATTGCAGCAGAACGAAACCGAATTTAGAAGAATGTTCAGATGCTCAGATCCATATTTCCAAATTGATTGCGAACGATGAAACTATGGAGAAGGGTGTTCAAGCCTTAATGTTAAGATCTATACTAAAGCCTGAGACCAGCGAAGCGATTATCAGAAGTTGTGTGGAGAATAAAAGTTTACTCCAAGTACAATGCGAACTTTCCAAGGAAAAGTTTTCAGATCTCCAGGAATGTAAAAAACACGCTCCGAAGAGGGCAGAAACTGAGGGTTGA
- a CDS encoding tetratricopeptide repeat protein: protein MRIILLLLFVFLISDCKNLSKFSGKNTKPPTVEDLEAWKRRLNMDESEIIELEKKIREMASKTRSAGALSWKIAQGYMKIGDYDLASKYYNKAIQEQGSGKTEVIGADVHFFESSLPYFDKAQLLMPVDQQLLFETALSYANASKDRGWEPKRRQIAIEIFQSLSRQDIRDSRFPYQLALIYFDSSMADSSWEGINAGFQDQEKAFTLLDSILKKEPRNVPVLFAKGNFLYRFGKAQEAKDIYLHLKNTIEGLKKDGFIKEDLNENESYKNVINNLNKMESPEN, encoded by the coding sequence ATGAGGATTATACTCCTTCTTCTTTTTGTATTTCTGATTTCCGATTGTAAGAACCTAAGTAAATTTTCAGGAAAGAATACAAAACCTCCTACAGTAGAGGATCTGGAAGCTTGGAAACGCCGTTTAAATATGGACGAATCCGAGATCATCGAATTAGAGAAGAAGATCCGTGAAATGGCTTCTAAGACCAGATCTGCAGGCGCTCTTAGCTGGAAGATCGCTCAAGGATATATGAAGATCGGTGATTATGATCTAGCATCCAAATATTATAATAAAGCAATCCAAGAACAAGGTTCCGGAAAAACGGAAGTGATCGGTGCCGACGTTCATTTTTTCGAGTCCTCTCTGCCCTATTTCGATAAGGCACAACTTCTGATGCCTGTGGACCAGCAGCTTCTTTTTGAAACAGCATTATCTTATGCAAACGCTTCTAAAGATAGAGGTTGGGAACCGAAAAGAAGGCAGATAGCTATCGAGATCTTCCAGTCGCTTTCCAGACAGGATATAAGAGATTCAAGATTTCCATACCAGTTAGCTCTCATCTATTTTGATTCCTCTATGGCGGATTCTTCATGGGAAGGGATCAATGCAGGATTCCAAGACCAAGAGAAGGCATTTACTCTTCTGGATTCTATCTTAAAGAAAGAACCTCGAAATGTTCCTGTGTTATTCGCAAAAGGGAATTTTTTATATAGATTCGGCAAAGCGCAAGAAGCAAAAGATATCTATCTACATCTAAAAAATACGATAGAAGGTCTCAAAAAAGACGGATTCATTAAAGAAGATCTAAACGAAAACGAATCTTATAAAAACGTAATTAACAATCTAAATAAAATGGAATCCCCCGAGAATTAA
- the nadA gene encoding quinolinate synthase NadA: MKTIEDIRKSLESTYMEHEIEEKLPLIQEINRLKKEKNAVLLGHNYMTPDVFHGVSDILGDSLYLSKAAAETDADIILFNGVHFMAETAKLMSPEKKVLIADLKAGCSLAESITREDVKKLKSQYPGVPVVTYVNCTAEVKAETDICCTSANAVQIVNSLDSDTVIFLPDEYLAGNVQKQTAKKIISFPGRCMVHEMYTAEDILSVRRQWPGVTVISHPECNTDVVEVSDFAGSTSQMSKYIRDSGAKDVFLVTECSMGDNLRSEFPDRQFVSSCRTCPHMKRITLEKIKDALLYEQFEIKLDPEIVEKGRMAVQRMLGVSYK, from the coding sequence ATGAAAACCATAGAGGATATTCGAAAATCCCTGGAATCCACTTACATGGAACATGAGATAGAGGAGAAACTTCCCCTCATCCAGGAGATCAACCGTCTCAAAAAAGAAAAAAACGCAGTTCTTTTAGGGCATAATTATATGACTCCGGATGTTTTTCACGGAGTTTCAGACATACTCGGAGATTCACTTTATCTGAGTAAGGCGGCCGCGGAAACGGATGCAGACATTATTCTTTTTAACGGAGTCCATTTTATGGCGGAGACTGCAAAGCTTATGTCTCCGGAGAAGAAGGTACTCATCGCTGATCTAAAAGCAGGCTGCTCTCTTGCAGAAAGTATCACTAGAGAAGATGTTAAAAAATTAAAAAGCCAATATCCTGGAGTTCCGGTAGTGACTTATGTCAACTGCACTGCAGAAGTGAAAGCTGAAACTGATATTTGCTGCACTTCTGCAAACGCAGTCCAAATCGTAAATTCTTTGGATAGCGACACCGTTATCTTTCTTCCTGATGAATACCTTGCGGGGAATGTGCAAAAACAAACCGCCAAAAAGATTATCTCTTTCCCTGGGCGTTGTATGGTACATGAGATGTACACTGCGGAGGACATTCTTTCCGTTCGGAGACAATGGCCCGGTGTAACAGTAATCTCTCACCCTGAATGTAACACGGATGTTGTAGAAGTTTCCGATTTTGCCGGGTCCACTTCTCAGATGTCCAAATATATCCGTGATTCGGGAGCAAAAGATGTCTTCTTAGTGACCGAATGTTCTATGGGAGATAATCTAAGATCCGAGTTCCCTGATAGACAATTTGTTTCTTCTTGTAGGACCTGCCCTCATATGAAACGAATTACATTAGAAAAAATTAAAGATGCACTTCTATACGAACAATTCGAGATTAAGTTAGATCCTGAAATTGTAGAAAAAGGAAGAATGGCAGTCCAAAGAATGCTGGGAGTGAGTTATAAGTAA
- the ispF gene encoding 2-C-methyl-D-erythritol 2,4-cyclodiphosphate synthase, giving the protein MYRIGQGLDFHRLETNNSRPLILGGAVIDSEYALIGHSDADIVIHALADAILGAMGLGDIGQYFPDTDPSLKNMDSKLILQKTLDLAKEKNFSLVNIDCTLIGERPKISPHRIKIQSSLSNLLGLPEDCVSVKATTTEKMGALGRTEGLGASCVVLLLKN; this is encoded by the coding sequence ATGTACAGAATAGGACAAGGATTAGACTTTCATAGACTGGAAACAAACAACTCTCGCCCATTAATTTTGGGCGGAGCAGTCATCGATTCGGAATATGCACTTATCGGTCATTCGGATGCAGATATAGTGATACATGCTTTAGCCGATGCTATTTTGGGAGCGATGGGTTTGGGAGATATTGGACAATATTTTCCGGATACTGACCCTTCTCTTAAAAATATGGACTCCAAATTGATTTTGCAAAAAACTTTAGACCTTGCTAAAGAGAAAAATTTCAGTTTGGTCAATATCGACTGCACTTTAATCGGAGAAAGACCTAAAATTTCTCCTCATAGAATTAAAATACAATCTTCTCTTTCTAATCTATTAGGACTTCCTGAAGATTGTGTTTCAGTGAAAGCGACTACTACCGAAAAAATGGGAGCCTTGGGCAGAACCGAAGGATTGGGCGCAAGTTGCGTGGTACTTTTGCTGAAAAACTAA
- a CDS encoding lipoprotein LipL41: protein MKKISALLLAGAIAFSVSNCGEKVEVEYPVFPKSKEGRQLQKFLGSIRNVGLAVEKPQKSLWETVFGAGSSFIDQMPSKVFEAFDKETYYKLIDLSKRADSINEASLTLTGITKSRVKLGNQLGAEAILHIGYQKPYTECGSEMMVDYGAAALKVGGAIASMATGKQVDTGSGPVSKQTGIRYMLIPLDATLIKVETGEVKKAVVSNPAKVDAGVGNLDCPSVLDSFGKALDEAALYIKDRLSPKVKTEYIKVFKDDEDPEVAGYLDDGYQEITGETPSFKKAKENWDKADKKAGGKSWGAKANLGTYYFQAGDFEKAIKYYEDAMKLTGADKNYVRELRKRVEAAAAVDDTEK from the coding sequence ATGAAAAAAATCTCTGCTCTGCTCCTCGCAGGAGCTATTGCATTTTCGGTTTCCAACTGCGGCGAAAAAGTTGAAGTCGAATACCCTGTTTTTCCTAAATCAAAAGAGGGACGCCAGCTTCAAAAATTCCTAGGCTCTATCCGCAACGTTGGATTAGCAGTCGAAAAACCCCAAAAAAGTCTTTGGGAAACCGTTTTCGGAGCAGGTTCCAGCTTTATCGATCAAATGCCTTCTAAAGTTTTCGAAGCTTTTGACAAGGAAACTTATTACAAACTGATCGACCTTAGCAAAAGAGCTGACTCTATCAATGAGGCTTCTTTAACTCTTACCGGAATTACTAAAAGTCGTGTGAAACTCGGAAACCAATTAGGTGCTGAGGCAATTCTTCATATCGGTTATCAAAAACCATACACTGAGTGTGGAAGCGAGATGATGGTAGATTATGGCGCGGCTGCATTGAAAGTGGGTGGAGCAATCGCTTCTATGGCAACTGGAAAACAAGTTGATACCGGAAGTGGACCTGTTAGCAAACAAACCGGTATCCGTTATATGCTTATTCCTCTAGATGCTACTTTAATCAAAGTAGAAACTGGAGAAGTTAAAAAGGCTGTGGTTTCTAACCCTGCAAAAGTTGATGCAGGAGTTGGTAACTTAGATTGTCCTTCCGTTCTTGACTCTTTCGGAAAAGCTTTAGACGAAGCTGCTCTTTACATCAAAGACAGACTTTCTCCAAAAGTTAAAACCGAGTATATCAAAGTATTCAAAGACGACGAAGATCCTGAAGTTGCAGGATACCTTGACGACGGATACCAAGAGATCACCGGAGAAACTCCTAGCTTCAAAAAAGCGAAAGAGAACTGGGACAAAGCTGATAAAAAAGCTGGTGGAAAGTCTTGGGGAGCAAAAGCGAACCTAGGAACTTACTACTTCCAAGCCGGAGACTTCGAAAAGGCTATCAAATATTACGAAGATGCAATGAAACTTACTGGAGCTGACAAGAACTACGTAAGAGAACTTCGTAAACGTGTAGAAGCGGCTGCTGCCGTTGATGACACTGAAAAATAA
- a CDS encoding DoxX family protein: protein MQTIGKYVYAVPFLLFGLNHFVAGSQMAGMVPVPGGVIWIYVTGAAMIAASVSIFINKKTKLAMILLAILLGIYIALLHLPGAIKGDMSSTINTLKDLGLLGGALVIAGISRDNA, encoded by the coding sequence ATGCAAACAATCGGGAAATATGTGTATGCTGTCCCGTTCCTACTTTTTGGACTGAACCACTTTGTAGCCGGAAGCCAAATGGCTGGAATGGTCCCTGTCCCAGGCGGAGTTATTTGGATCTATGTAACAGGAGCGGCAATGATCGCAGCTTCGGTCAGCATTTTTATAAATAAAAAAACCAAACTCGCGATGATCCTATTAGCGATACTTTTAGGAATTTACATTGCTCTTCTACACCTACCGGGAGCGATCAAAGGAGATATGTCTTCCACTATCAATACCTTGAAAGATCTGGGTCTTCTAGGTGGAGCTTTAGTAATCGCTGGAATTTCCAGAGACAACGCTTAA
- a CDS encoding GNAT family N-acetyltransferase, with product MDLGKKNDLPQGWRMVQSEDLQILIQMEKTVFGNSSWSNYSIQSHIENHPAWIKENTGYVFYLDLIDFSELLRIGILPEKRKKGEAGSILKTLCDLFPKTILEVSNLNSSAILLYTKLGFMESGRRKSYYGPGEDAILMEKVR from the coding sequence TTGGATCTTGGAAAAAAAAATGATCTACCCCAAGGTTGGAGAATGGTCCAATCCGAAGATTTACAAATTCTGATCCAAATGGAGAAAACAGTTTTTGGAAATTCTTCCTGGTCCAATTATTCAATCCAGAGTCATATCGAAAATCATCCGGCCTGGATCAAAGAAAATACCGGTTATGTATTTTATTTGGATCTAATTGATTTTTCCGAATTATTACGAATAGGGATCCTTCCCGAAAAACGTAAAAAAGGAGAAGCGGGATCCATTCTAAAAACGCTTTGTGATCTATTTCCCAAAACCATTTTAGAAGTTTCTAATTTGAATTCTTCCGCTATTTTGTTATATACTAAATTAGGTTTTATGGAATCGGGAAGGAGGAAATCTTATTATGGTCCGGGAGAAGATGCTATCTTAATGGAGAAGGTCCGCTAG
- a CDS encoding HTTM domain-containing protein has protein sequence MVSFDPFNKYKKESNLSFWNRYKSELFEQSPALSLGFFRFGFGILLFFTSARYIYYGWVQKYFLEPGFHFKHFGFSWIGVAPGPILYSIFIILCITSIFISLGVLYRTSIFIYWLGFSYFNLLDVSTYLNHYYLIFLLLFLLFWIPADRCFSLSHFLEAYRNGRWSIPKIPNWSLWILRFQIGCVYFFGGLAKLVPDWLFSAQPLRIWLVRNTDFPVIGGFFSYPIAGYVFSYAGLFFDLLVPFCLLKKNLRPWAYSFVLIFHILTWRLFPIGMFPWIMIFSTLLFFPPTWPIKVRGFLKRRGIFPYGELRNLFKTIWNKLPVTFRFLSAKFLLVILRALEKPNVWGRSFETRLLDFASRFVSRFGVWAVSLYVLIQIFFPLRHFLYPGNHLWTEQGFRFAWHIMLIQKNGIASFQVVNLRTGEIQYVLPESYLNEVQKTMMSTQPDLILQFAHFLGDREKKRTGDDIAVYAEVRVSLNGKKSLPFIDPNRDLMKVKNDFFHKDWILPDFK, from the coding sequence ATGGTTTCATTCGATCCATTCAATAAATATAAAAAGGAATCAAATTTGTCTTTTTGGAATCGGTATAAGTCCGAACTATTCGAACAATCTCCTGCTTTGTCTTTAGGATTTTTCAGATTCGGTTTCGGTATTCTTTTATTTTTCACCTCGGCTCGTTATATTTATTATGGTTGGGTACAAAAATATTTCTTAGAGCCCGGTTTTCATTTTAAACATTTCGGTTTTTCCTGGATAGGAGTAGCCCCCGGGCCAATACTATATTCTATTTTTATAATATTATGTATCACCTCGATCTTCATATCTCTTGGAGTTCTTTACAGGACATCAATTTTCATTTATTGGTTGGGATTTTCTTATTTTAATCTTTTAGATGTCTCCACTTACCTGAATCATTATTATCTAATTTTCCTATTACTCTTTCTTTTGTTTTGGATCCCTGCAGATCGTTGTTTTTCTTTATCTCATTTTTTGGAAGCTTATCGAAACGGAAGATGGAGTATTCCTAAAATCCCAAATTGGTCCTTATGGATACTAAGATTCCAAATCGGTTGCGTATACTTTTTCGGTGGTTTAGCAAAGTTAGTCCCTGATTGGTTGTTCTCCGCTCAGCCCCTCAGAATTTGGTTAGTACGGAATACCGATTTTCCAGTGATCGGTGGATTTTTCTCTTATCCAATTGCAGGTTATGTTTTTAGTTATGCCGGATTATTTTTCGATCTACTTGTTCCATTCTGTCTTTTGAAAAAAAATCTGAGACCTTGGGCCTATAGTTTTGTTTTGATCTTTCACATTTTGACCTGGAGGCTTTTCCCTATAGGAATGTTTCCTTGGATCATGATCTTCTCCACTTTATTATTTTTTCCTCCGACTTGGCCGATTAAAGTTAGAGGATTTTTAAAAAGAAGAGGGATCTTTCCTTATGGAGAACTGAGAAATTTATTCAAAACTATTTGGAATAAACTTCCGGTTACCTTCCGTTTTCTTTCCGCAAAATTTCTGCTCGTAATTTTACGTGCTTTAGAAAAACCGAATGTATGGGGAAGAAGTTTCGAGACCAGACTTCTGGATTTCGCTTCTCGTTTTGTTTCCAGATTCGGAGTCTGGGCAGTGTCCCTTTATGTTTTGATCCAGATATTTTTCCCTCTTAGGCATTTTTTATACCCAGGAAACCATCTATGGACGGAGCAAGGTTTTAGATTTGCCTGGCATATCATGCTCATCCAAAAAAACGGGATCGCAAGTTTCCAAGTAGTAAATTTGCGTACTGGCGAGATCCAATATGTTTTGCCTGAATCTTATCTGAACGAAGTGCAAAAAACAATGATGAGCACCCAACCGGATCTAATCCTTCAATTCGCCCATTTTTTGGGGGATAGAGAAAAGAAAAGAACTGGGGACGATATCGCAGTCTATGCAGAAGTAAGAGTTTCTCTAAACGGCAAAAAAAGCCTCCCGTTCATTGATCCAAATCGAGATCTAATGAAGGTGAAAAATGACTTTTTCCACAAAGATTGGATCCTTCCGGACTTTAAATAA